One stretch of Armigeres subalbatus isolate Guangzhou_Male chromosome 2, GZ_Asu_2, whole genome shotgun sequence DNA includes these proteins:
- the LOC134210702 gene encoding LOW QUALITY PROTEIN: uncharacterized protein LOC134210702 (The sequence of the model RefSeq protein was modified relative to this genomic sequence to represent the inferred CDS: inserted 1 base in 1 codon; deleted 1 base in 1 codon) — MYGNRQQSSGGFRGGNQGGGRSMNGGGFRGGDRNSGGSRGGMGGGGGFGGNRGGGFGGDRQANNGASLRTLKWTNEELTPFEKDFYKPSDFITNLSEGEVKGYLDKLEITLKGKNIPRPSMEFDHGGLPDYILEEANKQGFAKPTAIQAQGMPIALSGRDMVGIAQTGSGKTLAYIAPALVHLTHQDQLRRGEGPIALVLAPTRELAQQIQQVATDFGQRINANNTCVFGGXPKGPQIRDLERGAEIVIATPGRLIDFLERGITNLRRCTYLVLDEADRMLDMGFEPQIRKIMGQIRPDRQVLMWSATWPKEVRNLAEEFLNDYIQINIGSLNLSANHNILQIVDVCEDYEKDQKLAKLLTEISAENETKTIIFVETKRRVDDITRNINRNGWRAVSIHGDKSQQERDYVLNAFRNGRQGILVATDVAARGLDVEDVKFVINYDYPSNSEDYVHRIGRTGRSNNTGTAYTLFTNSNANKAGDLINVLREANQVINPKLAEMAKPGMNRHGQRHNRYGNRYGGQQNRPPRDGGFGGQRNDGGNRFGGGGMNNGNKFGGPRGDAGGDKYGSKPAQNGGYQQRDQNRMPNGSGPPSGARPSRFSAPANAPPSFSSSSNGGNNYNKGNYQNGGSSGGNSGPTSNGYGSYKPYTSAPPSQNANGGASFGGYARSTQAAPAAYPSFGGALPQPGQAFAFPPPAVAMN; from the exons GTACGGCAATCGTCAGCAATCGTCCGGAGGATTCCGAGGAGGCAACCAGGGTGGTGGCCGTTCCATGAATGGAGGTGGCTTCCGCGGTGGCGATCGCAACTCGGGTGGATCCCGTGGCGGAATGGGTGGAGGCGGTGGTTTTGGCGGCAATCGAGGTGGTGGATTTGGCGGCGATCGGCAAGCCAACAACGGTGCCTCGCTGCGCACGCTAAAGTGGACAAACGAAGAGCTGACCCCGTTCGAGAAGGACTTCTACAAACCATCGGATTTTATTACCAACCTCTCGGAGGGCGAAGTGAAGGGATACCTGGACAAACTGGAAATCACGCTCAAAGGCAAGAACATTCCCCGGCCCAGTATGGAATTTGATCACGGTGGTCTACCGGACTACATCCTGGAGGAAGCGAACAAGCAAGGCTTCGCCAAACCCACGGCTATCCAGGCTCAGGGCATGCCAATTGCCCTAAGTGGGCGTGACATGGTGGGAATCGCTCAAACAGGCTCGGGAAAAACGCTGGCTTACATTGCCCCAGCATTGGTGCATCTTACGCATCAGGATCAGCTTCGTCGCGGAGAAGGTCCGATCGCACTTGTACTGGCACCAACGCGTGAGCTGGCTCAACAAATTCAACAGGTTGCCACGGATTTCGGACAGCGAATCAACGCAAACAATACCTGCGTGTTTGGAG GCCCGAAGGGACCGCAAATCCGTGATTTGGAACGTGGTGCGGAAATTGTCATTGCCACACCTGGTCGTTTGATTGATTTCCTCGAACGAGGAATAACTAACCTGCGTCGGTGCACCTATCTGGTGCTTGATGAAGCTGACCGCATGCTTGATATGGGTTTTGAACCACAAATTCGTAAAATCATGGGACAGATCCGTCCCGATCGCCAAGTGCTCATGTGGTCCGCCACATGGCCCAAAGAAGTTCGCAACCTGGcagaagaatttttgaacgattacATTCAGATCAACATTGGATCGCTGAATTTGTCTGCAAATcataacattttgcaaattgttgATGTTTGCGAGGACTACGAGAAGGAC CAGAAGCTCGCGAAGCTGCTGACGGAAATCTCTGCGGAGAATGAGACAAAGACGATTATCTTCGTCGAAACAAAACGGCGGGTGGACGATATCACCCGCAACATCAACCGTAACGGTTGGAGAGCCGTGTCAATTCATGGCGACAAATCGCAGCAAGAGCGCGATTACGTTCTGAATGCATTCCGAAATGGACGCCAGGGTATTCTGGTGGCCACTGACGTCGCTGCACGTGGACTTG ATGTCGAAGACGTGAAGTTTGTAATCAATTACGACTACCCGTCAAACTCAGAAGATTACGTCCACCGTATTGGTAGAACCGGCCGTTCTAACAATACCGGCACCGCATACACGCTGTTCACCAATTCCAACGCAAACAAGGCCGGCGACCTCATCAACGTCCTTCGGGAGGCCAATCAG GTTATCAACCCTAAGCTAGCTGAAATGGCCAAACCGGGCATGAACAGACACGGACAACGTCACAACAGGTACGGAAACCGCTACGGAGGTCAGCAGAACAGGCCACCACGCGACGGAGGCTTCGGTGGACAGCGCAACGATGGAGGCAACCGTTTCGGCGGCGGTGGCATGAACAACGGAAACAAATTCGGCGGACCGCGCGGGGATGCTGGCGGTGACAAGTACGGTTCGAAACCGGCTCAGAACGGTGGCTACCAGCAACGTGATCAGAACCGAATGCCCAATGGATCTGGACCACCATCGGGAGCCCGTCCGAGTCGATTCTCTGCTCCGGCCAACGCACCTCCATCATTCTCGTCCAGTTCAAACGGTGGGAACAATTACAATAAGGGTAATTACCAGAACGGTGGCTCTTCCGGCGGAAACAGTGGTCCAACAAGCAATGGTTACGGATCGTACAAACCTTACACATCTGCACCTCCGTCCCAAAATGCTAACGGTGGAGCGTCCTTTGGCGGATACGCCAGAAGTACGCAGGCCGCTCCTGCCGCGTACCCGTCGTTCGGTGGTGCTCTGCCACAACCTGGACAAGCATTTGCATTCCCCCCACCTGCAGTTGCGATGAATTAG